Proteins from a single region of Apis mellifera strain DH4 linkage group LG7, Amel_HAv3.1, whole genome shotgun sequence:
- the LOC724569 gene encoding uncharacterized protein LOC724569 produces the protein MTVHRRLTLAISICLILSTKFGTTRGERWSRQVSNSEWIPLANPRSVQTQVEQTSAGRLASSGAQLPQLPQLSLPPALQQQYQEQLLQLQKTQENIQKLLLLQQQLRAQQQLLQSQTFNVPSGFSNADEEKQLHHQMRLGDSQVADLASEDLVPPLPLTESLPSVFPPQNFLPQRPNTKQETSLPQELANLPGQDFKNEQLLQRPNIGNVGQIEGNQRQGAKQIKESSQVGLVSQSEVGHQDEDEEVQLVYVPAETLAQRGQPKRGRGRKQYHPLHQHQQPQQQSQGLEAIGHDQNAFARQILQQIQMEREEKAQFLKEERMKEIARLNEEQRALERKARLQQEALQREQELQRQREAEKKKKELERLEELAKQRELERIREAREKQRLEELERRRLAEVRAKEEKRRAEEANRQREAERLAALERQKELQEIQRQRERENEGRVEQAENRDVHQAQALPLIRNQNQQLHRQQLPEPPKQGKSKIRGRQRPQRPNFQDQQSYREVASTTPSPNQPPLSVYMGSPSSKTSNVKVSDVLRILKDAKTIAVLDTVGPDTPQVFVGPTSLDPPPGYAKFDLPYLSSIDHNRVERRVDKLPFFVAPLSFDPPTGYSKIPFPAPHIGSVVVNTLDNNTLDPTKGDPNPSPTPLIEPNSYLDGLDPVSESTTPSYEPQTTITYPEQPSNTPKYEQTYSTPSAGYSSGSRFRFRQFYADGKPASVIGTSSYYDEQKAATRKDKYRIDEGSRTTEIPAQSGNVAASVSRAEEVSYSTTPAFKEETMVGQMQDPSDQLALINEQLAQQREKYNNGGQYSEHRVSGASFNGEIASGDVNDVRDSVGPTQYSLPAELPAISPHLPGLVNSLLDKNEARLHTTSTTTSTTTTTTTTTQRVPTTTYRPRSRQRSRLVSTRPRTTTTETAPSSRANVDRNRRPYNRSRSRFTTTTEEYHESAYEPTRSKIPETTVRYNGEHRRPTSRTHKYRNRDKISQQSEVQNKQTQQSYDTISHSDSNPPTSNGFLQQTGPADSSNLRHFDSSSNLNDYTPENYPSTTVSTTENYPSFHDVTVNHGSALISEDYSRSQSYPQTIQEDYRSTVEQVGIEKSPVNGFNYQAQSGEPLDQRLLDRTKDYQLDGKVENGDYEVSTTVDPTRLRTPEEQRYSSVYDANVPQTQPEYSLTGQDNLHRAENEKIQTGVIDSNPNEQPIFIPLPENKQEDYELSLSSTELPLLDITTDAPTTSTTPVIIRQRVRGRIGTRLHHEPSVQTRNKGSQDEYVRFNVVNDSSRTISNRQRSRPRSRAPSHGSQVQTDGNEYIKIHALQQQRLVATTTPAPSTTTTTVSSTEEDIDYGFIRPPNFRPVHPVDNRFQQPITYRPHFSEVPQQSLLLNEDETALESSPPQSQLLKTRQKYQPTPNRRPSTKATTVAPSTTTTEAATTTEKIPVATVLPDDTIYTVKSKSRPDEAKEIRVRGRIRRPGRKRVTTTSTTESVLEAHNELPLDENYPPIRPQTVTTEHQQTVYNDNYNNNGGFSDGGRNPTGQQFYETSSENYPPEFILNFGGSYPSQPVQRDGEYGDQSGNVDAATGKYGEASRPSTSASGIVDNRRTTADIYGAESQWSTKLTRTSFQPSFSFNQVREASKDGRQAWPSSINEGVHLPEIITAPPEVSSVTLIVSSDDNRMKEEKKEEEEEDESTLMGTTLFGMKTQDHTERINANASVIEGKRNGSEIEAMNSTKQSMDLEKIGWKRDNSTGVKKISRRRKVRVRVRPAAEDFVTAESQHFNSALNGLFRDQYKYDPTRQSKPFAPPEKSVLRNPFATSDILKNGEAATEVAWTVHPTTTTTTTTTTPASIEEGTTEITTIPSVQASRSEETTITETPLDDLFVKLAKKPQDGGKMKEKSERKKEVEAEKEQEAWESSKKWRNEVQDSVDFEYKSKNNSDDTFNELQRVEKLVEARRKNDIIDSVNEEEGNRELSRNEDFDHPKNHRAKWSEVRYAFEQSKPSNWNSGKMKSGTTSIPGLVTRNEGDGSVNALSDYVQAIFDTMKSAEEETNTATEGPSSEEIATTVLPPSNTLQSSEERSTTKDDGETTTARFEEVDGEATESTENATMLGRVETTTSPASKPSGPPSSSNSTESILGKVLRTSTTTKVSHMTEICYRGRCVMTRPSRDDRFR, from the exons ACGGTGCACAGGCGTCTTACACTGGCGATATCGATCTGCTTGATCCTATCGACGAAATTTGGCACGACGCGAGGCGAGAGATGGTCGCGACAGGTCTCGAATAGCGAATGGATACCACTGGCGAATCCCAGGTCGGTGCAAACTCAAGTCGAGCAAACGTCCGCTGGACGTTTGGCGAGCAGTGGCGCGCAACTGCCTCAACTTCCGCAACTCTCTCTACCGCCAGCCCTTCAACAACAGTACCAAGAACAATTGTTGCAACTGCAGAAGACTCAGGAAAATATACAGAAATTGTTGCTACTGCAACAACAGCTTAGAGCTCAACAGCAACTTCTTcag TCTCAAACGTTCAACGTACCAAGCGGGTTCAGCAATGCGGACGAAGAAAAGCAACTGCATCATCAAATGAGATTGGGAGACTCGCAGGTGGCGGATCTCGCTTCCGAAGATCTGGTGCCACCCCTCCCCTTAACGGAATCGTTGCCCTCGGTTTTTCCGCCGCAGAACTTCCTCCCTCAACGACCGAACACGAAACAGGAGACGAGTCTACCTCAGGAATTGGCTAATTTGCCCGGGCAGGATTTCAAGAACGAGCAGTTGCTGCAGAGGCCTAATATAGGAAACGTTGGACAGATCGAGGGGAATCAAAGGCAAGGCGCGAAACAGATAAAGGAATCAAGCCAGGTCGGCTTGGTGTCTCAAAGTGAGGTTGGCCACCAAGACGAGGACGAAGAG GTGCAATTAGTGTACGTGCCGGCGGAAACTTTGGCGCAACGAGGCCAGCCTAAGAGAGGTCGTGGAAGGAAGCAGTATCATCCTCTGCATCAGCATCAGCAACCCCAGCAACAGAGCCAAGGCTTGGAGGCGATCGGGCACGACCAGAACGCGTTTGCCCGTCAAATATTGCAACAGATCCAGATGGAGCGGGAGGAGAAGGCGCAATTTTTGAAGGAGGAGCGGATGAAGGAGATCGCGAGATTGAACGAGGAGCAAAGGGCGTTGGAGCGAAAGGCGCGGCTTCAACAGGAGGCGCTGCAAAGGGAGCAAGAGTTGCAGAGGCAGCGGGAggcggagaagaagaagaaggagttGGAGAGGTTGGAAGAGTTGGCCAAGCAACGGGAGTTGGAGAGGATCCGAGAGGCGAGGGAGAAGCAACGTTTGGAGGAGCTGGAGAGAAGGAGATTGGCCGAGGTGCGggcgaaagaagagaagaggcgAGCCGAGGAGGCGAACAGGCAGAGGGAAGCCGAAAGACTGGCCGCTTTGGAGAGGCAGAAGGAACTCCAGGAGATCCAACGGCAACGAGAGCGCGAGAACGAAGGAAGAGTGGAGCAGGCCGAGAATCGAGACGTTCATCAAGCTCAGGCTCTTCCTTTGATCAGAAATCAAAACCAACAATTGCATCGTCAACAATTGCCGGAACCGCCTAAACAGGGTAAAAGTAAGATAAGAGGGAGACAAAGGCCGCAGAGGCCTAATTTCCAGGATCAGCAGAGTTATAGAGAAGTAGCTAGCACGACTCCTTCCCCTAATCAACCCCCTCTCTCGGTATACATGGGAAGCCCCAGCTCGAAGACGAGCAACGTCAAAGTTTCCGACGTGTTGAGGATATTGAAGGACGCGAAGACGATAGCTGTTCTGGACACCGTTGGCCCGGATACACCTCAAGTATTCGTGGGCCCAACCAGTTTAGATCCCCCGCCGGGCTACGCCAAGTTCGATCTTCCCTACCTGTCGTCCATCGATCACAATCGCGTGGAGAGGAGGGTCGACAAGTTGCCTTTCTTCGTCGCGCCGCTCAGCTTCGACCCTCCTACAGGATATTCCAAAATCCCTTTCCCCGCGCCACATATAGGATCGGTGGTGGTGAACACGTTGGATAATAACACCTTGGATCCCACGAAAGGCGATCCCAATCCAAGCCCGACCCCCCTTATCGAGCCCAATTCCTATTTGGACGGTTTGGACCCTGTCTCCGAGTCCACCACTCCTTCGTACGAGCCTCAGACGACCATAACTTATCCCGAACAACCGTCCAACACTCCCAAATACGAGCAAACGTATTCGACGCCATCCGCCGGATACTCGTCCGGGTCGAGATTCAGGTTCAGGCAATTTTACGCCGACGGTAAACCTGCCTCCGTAATCGGCACTTCTTCTTACTACGACGAGCAGAAAGCCGCGACGAGAAAGGACAAGTATCGCATCGACGAAGGTTCGAGAACCACGGAGATCCCCGCGCAAAGCGGCAACGTTGCAGCGTCGGTGAGTCGCGCGGAAGAAGTTTCGTATTCGACTACGCCCGCTTTCAAAGAAGAAACTATGGTCGGCCAAATGCAAGACCCGTCGGATCAACTGGCGTTAATTAACGAACAGTTGGCCCAACAGAGGGAGAAATACAACAATGGTGGACAGTATAGCGAGCACAGGGTCTCTGGTGCTAGTTTCAACGGTGAAATCGCTAGCGGCGACGTTAACGACGTTAGAGATTCCGTTGGGCCAACGCAATATAGCTTGCCGGCCGAGCTGCCGGCGATCTCTCCGCACCTCCCCGGCCTGGTCAACTCACTGTTGGATAAGAACGAGGCGAGACTCCACACCACGAGCACCACTACCAGCACGACAactaccaccaccactacGACTCAACGCGTACCCACGACCACTTATAGGCCTCGCAGTAGACAAAG AAGCAGGCTAGTCTCCACGAGGCCGAGAACCACGACGACCGAGACGGCTCCATCGAGCAGAGCTAATGTAGATAGGAATCGAAGACCGTACAACAGATCGAGATCTAGATTCACGACCACCACGGAGGAGTATCACGAATCCGCTTACGAGCCAACCAGATCTAAAATTCCAGAGACTACGGTGAGATATAACGGGGAGCATAGGAGGCCGACGAGCAGAACGCACAAATATAGGAATCGAGACAAGATTAGCCAGCAATCCGAG GTACAGAACAAACAGACGCAGCAATCGTACGACACCATCTCCCACAGCGACTCGAATCCCCCGACATCGAATGGTTTCCTCCAGCAGACGGGACCAGCAGACTCGAGTAATCTTCGTCACTTCGATTCGTCGTCGAATTTGAACGACTACACCCCGGAGAATTATCCGTCCACCACTGTCAGCACCACCGAGAATTATCCATCGTTCCACGACGTGACGGTGAATCACGGTTCGGCACTAATTTCGGAAGATTATTCAAGAAGTCAAAGTTATCCCCAAACGATTCAAGAAGATTATCGATCTACCGTGGAACAGGTTGGCATCGAGAAGAGTCCGGTGAATGGATTTAATTATCAAGCTCAAAGCGGAGAGCCGTTGGATCAGAGATTACTCGACAGGACGAAGGATTATCAATTGGATGGAAAAGTAGAGAACGGCGATTACGAGGTGTCCACGACCGTTGATCCAACGAGGTTGAGAACACCGGAAGAGCAACGTTACTCGTCCGTATACGACGCGAACGTGCCACAGACGCAGCCAGAATACAGTTTAACTGGACAAGATAATCTGCATCGCGCGGAGAACGAGAAGATTCAAACCGGTGTTATCGATAGTAATCCTAACGAGCAGCCGATATTTATCCCGTTGCCGGAGAATAAGCAAGAGGATTACGAGTTATCACTCTCCTCCACGGAACTTCCATTGCTAGAC ATAACAACCGACGCACCGACGACGAGCACGACACCTGTGATAATTCGACAACGAGTACGAGGACGTATTGGCACGCGTTTGCATCACGAGCCTTCGGTTCAAACTCGAAACAAAGGTTCGCAGGACGAGTATGTTCGTTTCAACGTGGTAAACGATTCCTCTCGAACGATATCGAACAGACAGAGAAGTAGACCGAGATCTCGTGCACCGAGTCACGGATCACAGGTTCAGACCGATGGTAACGAGTACATAAAGATCCACGCATTGCAACAGCAAAGGTTAGTCGCCACGACAACACCAGCGCCATCTACCACGACCACTACGGTCAGCTCGACGGAAGAGGACATCGATTACGGATTTATAAGACCACCGAATTTCCGACCTGTACATCCAGTGGACAATAGATTCCAGCAGCCGATCACGTATCGACCTCATTTTTCGGAG gTACCTCAGCAATCGCTGTTACTAAACGAGGACGAAACCGCATTGGAATCGAGTCCCCCGCAGTCACAGCTGTTGAAAACTCGTCAAAAGTATCAACCGACACCGAATCGTCGTCCATCGACGAAAGCGACAACCGTGGCGCCATCTACGACGACTACGGAAGCCGCAACTACCACCGAAAAAATACCTGTTGCCACGGTGCTTCCCGACGACACGATATACACGGTGAAATCGAAGTCTCGGCCGGACGAAGCGAAAGAGATCAGAGTGAGAGGTAGAATTCGTCGACCCGGTAGAAAACGCGTAACAACCACGAGCACAACCGAATCCGTGTTGGAGGCGCACAACGAGCTGCCATTGGACGAAAATTATCCGCCGATACGACCGCAAACCGTAACCACAGAGCATCAACAGACAGTGTACAACgataattacaataacaaCGGAGGATTCTCCGACGGTGGCCGTAATCCAACTGGACAACAGTTCTACGAGACCTCTAGCGAGAAC TACCCGCCAGAATTCATCCTCAACTTCGGTGGTAGCTACCCGTCCCAGCCGGTTCAACGCGACGGGGAATACGGTGATCAGTCGGGCAACGTAGACGCGGCAACGGGGAAATACGGCGAGGCGTCAAGGCCAAGCACGTCGGCATCGGGCATCGTCGACAATCGTCGCACAACGGCGGACATCTACGGGGCGGAGAGCCAGTGGTCCACGAAACTGACGAGGACCTCGTTCCAGCCGAGTTTCTCGTTCAATCAAGTGAGGGAGGCCTCGAAAGATGGCCGCCAAGCTTGGCCGTCCTCGATCAACGAGGGCGTCCATCTGCCGGAGATAATCACGGCTCCGCCGGAAGTGTCGTCCGTCACGTTGATCGTCTCCTCGGACGACAACAGaatgaaagaggaaaagaaagaagaggaggaggaggacgagtcGACGCTGATGGGAACAACATTGTTCGGTATGAAAACGCAGGATCACACGGAGAGGATAAACGCGAATGCATCCGTGatcgaaggaaagagaaacggAAGTGAAATTGAAGCAATGAATTCTACGAAGCAATCGATGGATTTGGAGAAGATCGGATGGAAAAGGGACAATTCTACCGGCGTGAAGAAg ATTTCCAGGAGGAGGAAGGTACGCGTTCGAGTGAGGCCGGCCGCCGAGGACTTCGTCACGGCAGAATCCCAGCACTTCAACTCCGCCCTCAACGGCTTGTTCCGCGATCAGTACAAGTACGATCCTACTCGCCAATCCAAACCTTTCGCCCCGCCAGAGAAATCCGTCCTACGTAATCCTTTCGCGACGTCCGACATTCTGAAGAACGGCGAGGCAGCCACCGAAGTGGCGTGGACCGTGCATCCAACCACGACCACAACCACGACCACAACTACCCCTGCTTCGATCGAAGAAGGAACGACAGAGATCACCACGATTCCAAGCGTCCAAGCCTCGAGAAGCGAAGAGACGACGATCACCGAAACGCCTCTCGACGATCTATTCGTAAAATTGGCGAAAAAGCCGCAAGATGGCGGGAAGATGAAGGAGAAAtcggagaggaagaaagaggttGAGGCTGAAAAGGAACAGGAGGCGTGGGAATCGTCGAAGAAGTGGAGGAACGAGGTTCAAGACAGCGTTGACTTCGAATATAAAAGCAAGAACAATTCTGACGATACGTTCAACGAATTGCAAAGGGTCGAGAAATTGGTTGAGGCGAGACGAAAGAACGATATAATTGACTCCGTGaacgaggaggaagggaaCCGAGAGTTGTCGAGAAACGAGGATTTCGATCACCCGAAGAACCACAGAGCGAAGTGGAGCGAGGTTAGGTACGCCTTCGAGCAGTCGAAGCCTTCCAATTGGAACTCCGGCAAGATGAAATCCGGAACAACGTCCATCCCTGGATTGGTGACGAGGAACGAGGGGGACGGCAGCGTGAACGCGCTGTCCGACTACGTCCAAGCGATCTTCGATACGATGAAGAGCGCCGAGGAGGAGACGAACACGGCCACCGAAGGTCCATCAAGCGAGGAGATCGCCACCACCgttcttcctccttcgaacACGTTGCAGTCGAGCGAGGAGAGATCAACGACGAAGGACGATGGCGAGACGACGACCGCTCGGTTCGAGGAGGTTGACGGAGAGGCGACCGAGTCCACCGAGAACGCGACGATGTTGGGACGAGTGGAGACGACGACTTCGCCGGCCTCGAAGCCGAGCGGCCCCCCTTCGTCGAGCAACTCGACGGAGTCGATATTGGGCAAGGTTCTGCGTacctccaccaccaccaaGGTCTCCCACATGACGGAGATTTGCTACAGGGGGCGATGCGTGATGACAAGGCCAAGTCGAGATGATCGATTCAGATGA